The following nucleotide sequence is from Pedobacter sp. PACM 27299.
ACTAGAGCTGAGTTCATTGAGTTTTGCCGAACCAAAAAGTACGGTAATCAATAAGCCTAGGGCCACATAAATGACAATAATTGAGATTCCATAGATCAATGCCTGTCCGATTCCTCCCTGTTTACTTCCTGCTCTTTTGATAAAATAGCTGACGGTAAGGGGCACCATTGGGAAGATACAAGGCATTAGAAAGGCGATAAATCCGCCTATTAATCCTGCAATAAACGTTTCCCAAAGGGTTCTGTCTGCTTCTGCAGGAATGGAGGTGTCGGTAGTTGCAATTGCAGCTTTGGCTACTGTATCTGTTGCTGTAGTCATTTTGACTGCAGTATCTTTCTTTACCGTGTCTTTGACGATGTTATTTGCGATGCTATCTTGGGAGGAACCTACTTCGGTAAAAACAAGTTCTTCTTCTGTAGCGGCAGTATCTGGTTTTTGCATAGCTGCAAAAGCCGTTGAGTTTAGGGCTGCGGTAAACAGCAGCATTAGACTCAGCATTAAAAATAATCTCTTCATTCTTGTGTGTGTTTTACTTAAAGGCTCACCATAAATGGGGAAAATTCATTTAAACGGCAATTCTCTTTATGATAAGGGCGTGAAATTAGTTATTATTTTTTATTTAAGGCTTTCAATATGGGCGGATGGGCTATAATTTTACGTTGGACGGATAACTCTCTGAATGAATGGGCATAAAAAAAGCGATGAGAGAAATCCCATCGCTAATATTGTTGTGCTTTTATTCCGTTTATTTCACTGGAATGCTGAAGCTCACTTCTTCTGGAGGCAAACATTGTTTGTCGTTACACACCATAAATTCAACTTTTCCTTTGACAGTTGCAGTTGCTTTGTTTAGTTTCACTTTTTGCTGGAAAATCACTTGTTTACCAAAATAACTTACGTTCATTTTGAAATTCTCATCAAAGTAAGTCGTTGCTTTTGGCTCTGTAGTTTTCCCTACCAGGGTATAGTCTTTTGAAGCTGGGAAACTGAAAATGGTTGGACTCGGTCCGCCTGGTTTCAGGGTTTGCGAATAAATATGCCATCCTTCGTCCATCGTAGCTTTCATATACACAACGGCTTCTGTTTTACTTATTTTTTTTGCGGCATAGGACCAGGTTACCGGTTTCTCTATTTGAGCAGAGGCACCGATCACCGTGAATAATACGAATGATAGGATCAAACTGATTTTTTTCATGTTGTGTGATTTAAAAACTCTATTTCTTTAAAATTGTACTCTTTTTTCTCTCCGTCGACCAGGACAACAAGCATCCCTGTTTCGGTCACGTCAATGATCTTTCCTTCAATTATCTCGCCATTTTGGCGGTAGCTTGAAAGTGTATCAAATTTATACAGTCCACTGACATAATCAGTGATCATGTCTTTATAATTTCCTGACTTTAAACGGAGGTACTGTTTTTCAATATTGCTGCAAATTTCTGCTAATACCTGAAATAAATTAACATCCGCTTTTAAAATTCCCTTCATCGAAGTTGCTCGGTTTTCGAGTTCCGGAGCGAAAGTCGACTGATTTACATTGAGACCAATCCCGATGACACTGGCTTTAAAAGTGCTTCCAGCAAGGATATTTTCGATAAGCACACCTCCCATTTTACGGTCGTTATGGTAGATATCATTGGGCCATTTGATCTTGATTCCTTCGGGAATAAAAAGCTGCAGTGCATTCCTAATACCGATGCTTACGGCCATATTAAGCAGGAATTGCTTGGTTATTGGCAAGAAAGCCGGCTTGAGGTAAATGCTAAAAGTGAGGTTTAATCCGGGTTCGGTATGCCATACATTGCTTTGCTGTCCTCTTCCTGCGAATTGGTGATCTGCCATAATAACAGTTCCTTCCGTTAATGGCTCGGATTTTGACACCAAGAGTTTTATAAAGTTATTGGTAGAATCAACCTCTAATAATTTGATAAGATTTTGACCAACAAATAATGTTGAAAAAGTGTTATTTTGCAAGTGTTGATTGTATATTTGTTTATCAAAACTAAAAAATTTTAATGGTAAAAAAGAAAAATGTAATCCTTTCTACATACCTCTCAGAGATAGCCGTAAACGGCATGCAGGAAAAAAAAGGGAAAGATATTGTGCGTTTAGACCTACGTGAACTGAACAGTTCTGTTTCTGACTATTTCATCATCTGCCATGCAGATTCAGCTACCCATGTGAAGGCAATTGCGGATAGCGTAGAAGAAGAAATCTATAAAAACACACAAACCGATCCCTGGAGAAAAGAAGGACAAGCAGGTGCAGATTGGATCATATTAGATTATTTTGATGTAGTAATTCACATCTTTAAGACTGACAAGCGCGAGTTTTATGGTATAGAAGATTTATGGGGTGATGCCCAATCTACCAGCTATCAAAGCGCTTAATCATTTACACAAAAACATTTTTGACTCAAGATGAAAGAGAACCCGAATACAAAACCTAAGTTAATTAAGAGAATACCGAATATTCCTAAAAAGCCTCAAAAAGGCTCTAAATTCAATATTATTTGGGTTTATGGGGCAATTATTTTAGGTCTGTTTTTACTGCAGTTTTTATTTAGTGCAGATACGACCAAGGATGTTACTTACCGTACTTTCGAAACTCAAATGCTTTTGCCTGGTGACGTTGAAAAACTGGTTGCCTATAAACATGAAGACCTCGTTAAGGTTGAAGTGTATATAAAGAAAGACAAACTCAATGAGGAGAAGTATAAAAAGTACATCAGCAAAAATAATTTCGGCACACAGAATGGTCCATTGGTATATTTTACCGCAGGATCAATGGATGCGCTGGATGCGCAATTAAAAGAGGCTCAGAAAAATATCCCTCCTGATCAGCAGATCCTGGCGGAAAAAGAGACGAGACAAAGTACTTTTAACTCTTGGTTCTTCACCGTAATTATTCCGGTATTGTTATTTATCGGGTTCTGGATTTTCATTATGCGCCGCATGGGCGGTGGCGCTGGTGGTGGTGGCGGACAGATTTTCAATATTGGGAAATCTAAAGCAACACTATTTGACAAAGAAAGCCAGGTTAACGTCACATTTAATGATGTTGCCGGTCTGGAAGAAGCCAAACAAGAGGTAATGGAGATCGTCGATTTCCTTAAAAACCCTCAGAAATACACGAATTTAGGAGGTAAAATTCCTAAAGGCGCGCTATTGGTAGGTTCTCCTGGTACTGGTAAAACTTTATTGGCGAAAGCTGTAGCTGGTGAAGCTCAGGTTCCTTTCTTCTCTCTATCGGGTTCCGACTTTGTGGAGATGTTTGTAGGAGTTGGAGCTTCCAGGGTACGTGATTTGTTCAAGCAGGCGAAAGATAAAGCACCATGTATTATCTTTATTGATGAGGTGGATGCGATCGGTCGTGCGAGAGGAAAAAACAGTATGATGGGTGGAAATGATGAGCGTGAAAACACGTTAAATCAGCTATTGGTAGAGATGGATGGTTTTGGTACAGATTCAGGAATTATCATCCTTGCTGCAACTAACCGTCCGGATGTATTGGACTCTGCATTACTGAGACCAGGTCGTTTTGACCGCCAGATCTCTATTGACAAACCAGATTTAGTGGGCCGTGAGCAGATTTTCAAAGTTCACCTGAAGCCTATTAAGACGGATGAAGTTGTAGATGCTAAAAAGCTTTCTGCACAGACTCCAGGTTTTGCTGGTGCTGAGATCGCGAATGTTTGTAATGAAGCTGCACTAATCGCCGCACGCCGCAACAAGAAATTTGTAGATATGCAGGATTTCCAGGATGCGATTGACCGTGTAATTGGTGGATTAGAAAAGAAAAATAAAATCATCTCTCCGGAAGAAAAAAGAATAGTTGCTTACCATGAGGCGGGTCATGCGATTGCAGGATGGTTCCTGGAACATGCAGATCCATTGGTAAAAGTATCGATTGTTCCTCGCGGTGTGGCTGCCCTTGGGTACGCACAATACCTGCCAAAAGAACAGTTCCTGTACACTACAGAGCAGCTTACTGATGGCATGTGTATGACGATGGGCGGACGTGTAGCAGAAGACCTTATCTTCGGTAAGATTTCTACTGGTGCACAGAATGACCTGGAACGCATTACAAAATTAGCTTATGCCATGATTACCATTTATGGTATGAATAAGGTAATTGGTAATGTATCTTTCCATGATCCGCAGAATGAATATAACTTCAACAAACCTTACTCAGAGAAAACATCAGAATTAATTGATGTGGAAGTGCGTAAGTTAGTTGAAGAAGTCTACGTGAGAACGAAACAACTCTTAACAGATAAAAGCGAAGGATTAGAGAAACTGGCTCAGAAACTTTTAGAAAAAGAGATTTTATTCCAGGCAGATCTGGAAGAGATTTTAGGCAAACGTCCTTTTGACAACCGCACTACTTATGATGAATTCGTAAATGGTACAGGTGATCAGAAACCGGCTGCTGAGGGTCTATTGCACCAAGGTGTTGGCGAGGCAACCGATGTATCGGCTCCTACCAGCCCTGCTCAAACAGAATCTTAAACACATTTATGAGGAACCGCCAGTACGATCATGTGCTGGCGGTTTCTCCTTTTTTTTATGCAAGAAAACCGATCTTCTAAAGAGTTAATACTAAAAAAGATAAGGAAGGCGCTTCTGGAAAAGCGTGACAACCCTTATCCGAATCTGGAAGATACCCCATTGTATCCTAAGAGCGATGAATTCCTGGAAATCATGTTCGCTGAAGAGCTGACTGCCGTTTCCGGTAACTTTATTTATTGCGAAAACGGAATGGATTTCATCGAAAATATGCTGCAATTGGCAGATAGATTCAACTGGAGAAAAATCTATTGCTGGGAGCCTGAATTACAAAACCTTTTGTCAGAATACGAATTCCCATTTTATCAGACCGATAAGGACTTTGAAATGGCGGAAGTAGGCATTACCCTTTGCGAAGCTTTAATTGCTCGCAATGGTTCGGTAATGGTTTCCAATGAGAATGCAGCCGGAAGAAGGCTGAGCATTTTCCCTCATCACCACATCATCATTGCCAGGACCGGTCAGCTGGTACTGGATTTAAAAGATGCCTTTAAACTCATCAAAAACAAATATGCGGATCAGCTTCCTTCTATGATCAGCACGATTACCGGTCCCAGCAGAACTGCCGATATTGAAAAGACTCTGGTACTTGGCGCACATGGACCAAAGGAATTATTTGTAATTTTAATTGACGATTTTAGCTAATCGTTTCACAATTCAATTAATTAATCCTAATTTTATACTGTACACCAATTCAGTATCCGGTTCAAAATGGGCGAAAAAACAAACATACATTCAGTTATTATAGGTACTGGCAGTTATATTCCAGAAAATATCATCTCAGGTGACGCCTTTTTGAATTCCACATTTTACGACAATGGCGTAGTGCTGGAGAAGGATATTCATGAAATCATCCATAAGTTTAGCGAGATCACAGAGATCAAAGAAAGACGTTACGTGGATGATGATATGACGAACAGTGATATTGCGGTGATTGCTGCACAACGTGCAATTGACCATGCTTCGATTGATAAAGAGAGCCTGGATCACATTATTTTCTGTCACAATTTTGGCGATGTGAAACTCGGTTCTAACCGGATGGACATTTTACCTTCCCTTGCGGCTAAAGTGAAACAAGCGCTGGAGATCAACAATCCTGACTGTGTGGCCTATGACCTTATCTTTGGTTGCCCGGGCTGGGTACAGGGTGCTATTCAGGCGAATTACCTGATCCAAAGCGGAGATGCTAAAAGAGTATTGGTCATTGGTGCAGAAACCCTGTCCAGGATTACTGATCCTCATGATAGGGATTCTATGATTTTCTCAGACGGTGCTGCTGCAGTCGTTTTTGAAGGCCAGTCTACTTCGGAAGATCTGGGTATTATTGCACATAAAACCCAGACTTACGCGGTGAATTACGGCTCCCTGTTACAGATGGGCAGCAGTAACAATCCAGCAGAAGACAATGGCAATGCTTACCTTAAAATGAACGGCCGCAAGCTCTATGAATTTGCGGTAACCAATGTTCCACAGGTTGTAAAGAAAGCTATTGACAAGGCAGGTGTTGACATTACTGCGATTAAAATTGTGTTCATTCACCAGGCAAATGGGAAAATGGACCATGCCATCATGAAACGTCTATTCAAATTATACGATATTGATAGTGTTCCGGAAAATCTGGTTCCAATGTCTATCTGCTGGCTTGGAAACAGCTCTGTAGCCACCGTTCCTACCCTGCTAGACCTAGTCTGGAAAGGAAATGTAAATGGTTATCAGATCAATAAAGGCGATTATGCAGTATTTGCTTCTGTTGGCGCAGGGATGCACATCAATGCTTTTGTTTATCGGTTTTAATCTATCATTAAATATGGCTATTTAATCCGGTTTAACCCGGCTTTGGCCTGAGTTTCAATACTGCTTTCGTATTCATGGTTTTTCATTTGAATGGCAGTATTGAAACTTTCCCTTGCTTTGCTCATGTTTTTTTGCTTTTCGTACACCTTCCCCATTTGTAATGCAGCATTGGCCGCAAAGTAATATTTCAATTGTTTTCCGCTGCTGATGGCCAGCTGATAATTCGTCAAAGCGGCATCATCCTTACCCAGGTCATCGTATAAACGTCCTAAACGGTAATAATACTCCGTACGGTCTCTACCCGCACTAAAATCTTCTGCTCTACGAGCTGATAATACTTCCACTCCTTTGCTGTAATATCCTCCATCAAAAAGTAAACGTGCTTTCAAAAGGGTTAAATCAGGCATTGGACCATTCGCTTCATTGAGCGCCTGCTTGTCTTTTTCCTGATAGACATAACCATTGTTTTTTACTTTCGTAATAAAGCCTGAATAAGCTCCTGTATCGCCTTTTAATAAAGAAACCCAAGCCAAGTGCAAGTGGGCATCTTTAATGTAATTGACGCCTTTATTTTGCTGCAGAAAGCGATTGAAATACGCAGCAGCGGAAACATCTAATTTATTGAGCATTGCTGTGCCTGTGAGCAGCTCCAGGTAAGGAAATGAAGTATAATAATTACCGGAAGGCCGATTTTGCAAGATCTGTATGGCTTCAGCATTGTGCCCGGTTTTAGCGCATACAGCCGCTTGCAAATAAGCTTTCAATAAACTGCTATCGGCCATTCTGGCTGTATATTTCATAGTTTTCTGATAAGCATTCGGGCTGTGTGCAATGTCGTTGAGCACAAATACATAGTAGAATACCACTTCCTCATAAAAAGGCTCATACGTTGATCTTGGTAGGTTTTCGGCCAGGTTATCCAGCATGTTCATACCGGATTGCAGGTTGCCTTTAATGCCAAAAGTAGCCAATGTACTTTTTAACATCCCATCAGGCAGGTTGCCAAGGAAAGCATTAATAACGCCCAGTCCCTTGGAATTGAGGTGGAATCCCGGAAATTTCTTCGTGTTTTCCTGCAGCAATCCGTTGGCCTTTTTAATCTCCCTGGCTGCAGTAAAGTATTCGCCGTAACGTCCCCTGATTAAGGCCCATTGCAGGTTAATTTCGGCCTGTGCATACAAGTAATAGGGCGAGCTTTTATCATCCCCTTCTATCTGATCCAGTCTTTTTGATTTGTTTTCTTTTAGCTGATCAAAATCGGCTTTGCTTTCTGTAGTCAGTAAATGAAAGTAATCGACGTAATTTTCAAGCAGCGGGATGATCGAATTTTTAGGGTTTACTTTTTTCTCATTGGCGATCAATGCTTTTGCGGTATTGAGTTTGAGCTCAAAGATATTCTGATAAGCCCGGAGGCAATTGGCATTGAAGTCGAAATTGGCAAAAACAGCCGTAGGTACTGTTAAAAGGAGGATAAAAAGAGATAATCGGGTATAAAAAGATTTTATTTCAGTCATTATAGATACATTGTACAGTAAGGAATTAATAAAGGTTAACAGCAATGTGGCAACAATGTTTCAAAGATAAAAAACAGGGCCAACGAAAAAAGGCCGGAAATAAATTCCGGCCTTTTTTATATTCGATAATTTGTGATTATACTGGAGCTACTTCTTGCGTTAGGGCTTCATCCACAAGGATTCTTCCACAGTGCTCGCACACGATAATTTTCTTACGTTGACGAATGTCAAGCTGACGTTGAGGCGGGATCTGGTTGAAACAACCTGAACATGAATCGCGGTCAATAGTTACTACTGCCAATCCGTTATTTGCATTCCCTCTTAACCTGTTGTAAGCGGTTAACAGTCTTTCCTCGATTAGAGTTTCTGCTTTTTCAGATTTTTTAGCTAGTGATTGCTCTTCTTTTTCCGTTTCAGCAGTAATGGTTTGCAATTCGCCTTTTTTAATTTCAAGATCTTTTTTTCTTGACTCTAAATCAGCTAATGCTTTTTCATAAACCTCATTTTTCGTTGCGATGTCAAAACCATGCTCTCTGATCTTCTTCTCACAAACCTGAATTTCAAGTGTTTGTATTTCTACCTCTTTAGTTAAGGCGTCATACTCACGGTTGTTTTTAACATCTTTTAACTGGGTCTCATATTTCTTGATCAAGTTCTGAGCTTCTTTGATCATGTTTTTACGCGTTACAATGGCATCTTCAGTATCATCCAATTCGCCTTTGAATTTTTGTATACGTGTTTCCAGGCCAGCAACTTCATCTTCTAAATCAGCCACTTCCATTGGTAATTCACCGCGGATTTGACGTATTTTATCGATCTTAGTATGCAGGGTTTGTAATTCGTATAAAGCTTTTAGCTTTTGCTCTACAGTTTGTTCCATTAAATGAAATAATTTATGGGGTTTGTGTTATGCTCCGTTAAACGGATTGCAAAGTTAGGAAATTTTTCTTGAATAATATCTATCAACAAATCAGATGTAAATTGTTCACTCTCAAAGTGTCCGATATCTGCGATGACTAATTTTTCATCGGCATCAAAAAACTCATGGTATTTAAAATCTGCGGTTACAAACGCATCGGCGCCCGCAGCAATCGCTTCTTTGAGCAGAAAGCTTCCGGAACCGCCACATACTGCGACCTTTCTGATTCTTTTAGGGAGTAATTTGGTGTGCCTGATCACGACTGCATCCATCCGGTCTTTGACCAGGTTGAGGAATGCTCTGCCTTCCATGGCTTCGTCCAGCCAGCCGATCATGCCCGCTCCTACGGTATCGAGCTTATTTTCGAGCTGGTAGATGTCGTAGGCTACTTCCTCATAAGGATGATTTTCTAAAAGTGCCAGAAGAATCTTGCGTTCATTTTGGGCGATGAATACCGTTTCAATCCTGATTTCTTCTTCATGATGACGGATACCTGGTTCTCCAACGAAAGGATCAGTGTGTTCGTTTCCTTTGAAAGTTCCTGTACCGGTAGCATTGAAACTACATTCACTATAATTGCCGATGTTTCCTGCTCCCGCAGCAAAAAGTGCTTCTTTGAGCTCCTCAGCATGTTCTACCGGACAAAAAGTAACGAGTTTTTTAAGCAATGACCCTTTTGGACTGAGGATTTTGGCATTTTTTAGTCCGAGTCTTTTCGCGATGACGCCATTAACGCCATATTTTACATGGTCCAGGTTGGTATGGATGGCATATAATGCGATGTTATTCTGGATGGCTTTGAGGACTACTCTTTCCACATAAGTTTTTCCGGTGATCTTTTTCAGTCCTTTGAAAACAATAGGATGATGGGTAATGATCAGGTTGCAATTTTGGGCTATTGCCTCGTCTACAATTGCTTCTGTACAATCTAAGGCGACTAATGCGCCATGTACTTCCATTTCAGGCTGACCAACCAGCAGGCCTGAGTTGTCATAATCTTCCTGATAATTGAGCGGTGCAAAGGCTTCCAGGTGTGTTATTAAAATGGATAATCTCATAAGCTGTAAATTTACGATTTGAACCGCATAAAATAAACTTAATCATTTTGGAGGCTTTTCTCAATTTTAATACGACAAAAAAAAGCCGGTTCAAAAAATTGAACCGGCGCTCCTATTGCTATATCTTTTATTGAATATTTCCCATTTTTACCATTTGTAAGCTTTCAAAAACCATGCGTTGGTTGTATTCCATGGCTAAAGTTTTATGGTTGACCAGGTCGATAATCGTTCCGATAAAGCACAAGCCTAAAGTAAAGAAGTAAAGTACGCCCATTCCGATCTGATTGACCAGGAACCTAGGTAATCCGGGCACGAAAAATCCCAAGATACAGTACAGTACCATATCATCTGGATTTCTTCTTTTACTTCCGTAAATCATTAAAAATCCCCTTAATTGTTGTTCACTAAATCCTGTAGTTGCAGTCTGCAAGTAAGAATATTCCTGAGGTGTGATACCCGGCAGTGTCATAAATGGTGAATCAAACATATCTCTCCTCCTTATATTTTAATTTTCTATTGTTATCTATTATCCTATTAACCAGTTCAATAATTCGGTGTCCAATGATCAGCAGTGCTGGAATTCCAAACCAGTGATGCGCCAGACTTTCTCTTACATTTCCATGGAGCAGCTGGGTGATTGCCCTGCCGATGCCACATCCCGGACACCATTCTATCCCCATATTTGCCAGCGGGCAAAGGGTAAAATGATGAATATGCCCATGCTGTATTGGTTCTGCTATCGCCAGCAATACCAGGGCCGTTATCCAGAAGATCAATTCAACAGGTATGCGGTGCAGCATTTTCATCAAGAGGCATTATTTGGTTAGGAAATTTATGGTCCTAATATCGTTTTTATTTTAGATGGATTAATAGAGACTTTGTTACATTTAAGCTCGCCATAAATCTTACCTTTGCATAGTGAACATCCGTGACCTGATAAATACCTATAAAACAGACGAACGCATTGTCGCATTGGCAAAAGCCCTAAACGCGGGCAAAGGTAATAAACTTCAACTAAAAGGTTTAGTTGGTTCTGCCGATGCAACGATAGCCATTGCTATTTATTTTCTGCTGCATAAGCCCATGTTATTTGTCCTTCCTGATCGGGAAGAGGCTTCTTATTTCATGGCCGATCTGGAGAGTATCCTTGATAAAGAGGTGTTACTTTTCCCATCTTCCTTCCGTAAACCCTTTGAATTCACCCAGGTAGACACAGCAAATGTGCTGGCCAGGGCAGAAGTCCTCAATGAGCTGAATCACCATTCAGAATATGGCAAAATTGTGGTGACGTATCCAGAGGCATTGGCTGAAAAAGTGATCAATAGGAGTGTGCTGGAGAAAAATACGCTTGAAATTGCCGTTCAGACGAAACTAGGCATTGATTTTATTAATGAATTCCTGATTGATTACGATTTTGAGCGTACAGAATTCGTTTATGAGCCCGGACAATTCTCCATTCGTGGTGGGATAGTAGATATTTTCTCTTTCTCTCATGATTTACCTTACCGAATTGAGTTTTTTGGTGATGTGATCGAGAGTATACGGACCTTTGAGATTGAAAGTCAGCTGTCTGTAGAAGATGTAAAGACTTTTACCATCATCCCAAATGTGCAGTCCAAATACCTGACAGAAAGCAATATCAATCTGTTGGATTATATAGAAAAAGACACTTTACTTTGGTTTAAAGACGTAGAGTTTAGCCTGGACATCATTAAAGGCGGTTATAAGAAAGCAAAAGAACTCTGGCTGGCTTTACCGGCGAAAGAGAAATCGGAGAACCAGGATTGGATCGACCCTAAATTTGCTTTCACTGATGAGAAAATGATGGCCGATATGGTGCATGATTTCTCCTTGATTGAGTTTGGCAAGCAGTTTTTCTATAAAACGGAGCATGTGATCTCCTTTGAGACCAAACCACAGCCTTCCTTCAATAAAGATTTCAATCTACTCATTCACAATTTAAAAGAAAATGAGAAGCAGGGGATCCACAATTATATTTTCAGTTCTTCTCCGAAGCAAACCGAGCGTTTGTATGCGATTTTAGAAGACATTGATAAAACAGCAAAGTTTACACCGGTTAATATTCCATTACGGGAAGGTTTCTTAGATCCACACCAGAATGTGGCCTTTTATACCGACCATCAGATCTTTGACCGTTTTTATAAATACAAGCTAAAAAGAGGCTACCAGCGGAGTCAGGCGATTACTTTGAAAGAATTAAGAGACCTGAAGCCTGGAGATTTTGTGACTCATATTGACCATGGTATTGGAAAATATGCCGGTCTGGAAAAAGTAGAGGTGAGCGGCAAGACACAGGAGATGATTCGCCTGGTTTATGCCGATAACGACTTGCTGTATGTAAATATCAACTCCCTAAACCGGATTGCTAAATACAGCGGGAAGGATGGAACAGCTCCGAAAATGAATAAACTGGGCACAGAGGCCTGGGATAAGCTAAAAAAGAATACTAAAAAAAAAGTTAAAGACATTGCCAGGGATCTGATTAAGCTGTATGCTTTGAGGAAAACCCAGGTAGGGACTGCATTTGCTCCTGATGGCTATCTGGAAACAGAACTGGAAGCTTCCTTCATTTATGAGGATACCCCAGATCAGGAGAAGGCTACCCTGGATGTTAAAAAAGACATGGAGGCACCACATCCGATGGACCGTCTGATTTGTGGTGATGTGGGTTTCGGCAAGACCGAAATCGCGATCCGAGCTGCTTTTAAAGCTGTTGCCAATGGGAAACAGGCCGCGGTACTCGTACCAACCACCATTCTGGCATTGCAGCATTTCAAAACGTTTTCTGCCCGTCTGAAGGATTTCCCTTGTACGGTAGATTATATCAACCGTTTCAAAACGAACAAGCAGATCAAGGAAACCCTGGCTAAACTAGCGGAGGGAAAAGTAGACATCGTAATTGGCACCCACAGGCTCTTGAGTAAAGATGTCAAATTCAAGGATCTGGGCATCATGATCATTGATGAGGAGCAGAAATTTGGGGTAACCTCCAAAGAAAAGTTAAGGGTATTGAGGGCAAACGTAGATACGCTGACCTTAACCGCCACACCGATTCCGAGGACTTTACATTTCTCGCTGATGGGGGCAAGGGATCTTTCGATCATGAGTACGCCACCACCAAACCGTCAGGCGGTGAATACAGAATTACATGTTTTCAATGATAAATTGATTCAGGAAGCCATTC
It contains:
- a CDS encoding tetratricopeptide repeat protein, giving the protein MTEIKSFYTRLSLFILLLTVPTAVFANFDFNANCLRAYQNIFELKLNTAKALIANEKKVNPKNSIIPLLENYVDYFHLLTTESKADFDQLKENKSKRLDQIEGDDKSSPYYLYAQAEINLQWALIRGRYGEYFTAAREIKKANGLLQENTKKFPGFHLNSKGLGVINAFLGNLPDGMLKSTLATFGIKGNLQSGMNMLDNLAENLPRSTYEPFYEEVVFYYVFVLNDIAHSPNAYQKTMKYTARMADSSLLKAYLQAAVCAKTGHNAEAIQILQNRPSGNYYTSFPYLELLTGTAMLNKLDVSAAAYFNRFLQQNKGVNYIKDAHLHLAWVSLLKGDTGAYSGFITKVKNNGYVYQEKDKQALNEANGPMPDLTLLKARLLFDGGYYSKGVEVLSARRAEDFSAGRDRTEYYYRLGRLYDDLGKDDAALTNYQLAISSGKQLKYYFAANAALQMGKVYEKQKNMSKARESFNTAIQMKNHEYESSIETQAKAGLNRIK
- a CDS encoding biotin--[acetyl-CoA-carboxylase] ligase is translated as MSKSEPLTEGTVIMADHQFAGRGQQSNVWHTEPGLNLTFSIYLKPAFLPITKQFLLNMAVSIGIRNALQLFIPEGIKIKWPNDIYHNDRKMGGVLIENILAGSTFKASVIGIGLNVNQSTFAPELENRATSMKGILKADVNLFQVLAEICSNIEKQYLRLKSGNYKDMITDYVSGLYKFDTLSSYRQNGEIIEGKIIDVTETGMLVVLVDGEKKEYNFKEIEFLNHTT
- the rsfS gene encoding ribosome silencing factor; protein product: MVKKKNVILSTYLSEIAVNGMQEKKGKDIVRLDLRELNSSVSDYFIICHADSATHVKAIADSVEEEIYKNTQTDPWRKEGQAGADWIILDYFDVVIHIFKTDKREFYGIEDLWGDAQSTSYQSA
- a CDS encoding protein-disulfide reductase DsbD domain-containing protein produces the protein MKKISLILSFVLFTVIGASAQIEKPVTWSYAAKKISKTEAVVYMKATMDEGWHIYSQTLKPGGPSPTIFSFPASKDYTLVGKTTEPKATTYFDENFKMNVSYFGKQVIFQQKVKLNKATATVKGKVEFMVCNDKQCLPPEEVSFSIPVK
- a CDS encoding 3-oxoacyl-ACP synthase III family protein; this encodes MGEKTNIHSVIIGTGSYIPENIISGDAFLNSTFYDNGVVLEKDIHEIIHKFSEITEIKERRYVDDDMTNSDIAVIAAQRAIDHASIDKESLDHIIFCHNFGDVKLGSNRMDILPSLAAKVKQALEINNPDCVAYDLIFGCPGWVQGAIQANYLIQSGDAKRVLVIGAETLSRITDPHDRDSMIFSDGAAAVVFEGQSTSEDLGIIAHKTQTYAVNYGSLLQMGSSNNPAEDNGNAYLKMNGRKLYEFAVTNVPQVVKKAIDKAGVDITAIKIVFIHQANGKMDHAIMKRLFKLYDIDSVPENLVPMSICWLGNSSVATVPTLLDLVWKGNVNGYQINKGDYAVFASVGAGMHINAFVYRF
- the ftsH gene encoding ATP-dependent zinc metalloprotease FtsH, producing the protein MKENPNTKPKLIKRIPNIPKKPQKGSKFNIIWVYGAIILGLFLLQFLFSADTTKDVTYRTFETQMLLPGDVEKLVAYKHEDLVKVEVYIKKDKLNEEKYKKYISKNNFGTQNGPLVYFTAGSMDALDAQLKEAQKNIPPDQQILAEKETRQSTFNSWFFTVIIPVLLFIGFWIFIMRRMGGGAGGGGGQIFNIGKSKATLFDKESQVNVTFNDVAGLEEAKQEVMEIVDFLKNPQKYTNLGGKIPKGALLVGSPGTGKTLLAKAVAGEAQVPFFSLSGSDFVEMFVGVGASRVRDLFKQAKDKAPCIIFIDEVDAIGRARGKNSMMGGNDERENTLNQLLVEMDGFGTDSGIIILAATNRPDVLDSALLRPGRFDRQISIDKPDLVGREQIFKVHLKPIKTDEVVDAKKLSAQTPGFAGAEIANVCNEAALIAARRNKKFVDMQDFQDAIDRVIGGLEKKNKIISPEEKRIVAYHEAGHAIAGWFLEHADPLVKVSIVPRGVAALGYAQYLPKEQFLYTTEQLTDGMCMTMGGRVAEDLIFGKISTGAQNDLERITKLAYAMITIYGMNKVIGNVSFHDPQNEYNFNKPYSEKTSELIDVEVRKLVEEVYVRTKQLLTDKSEGLEKLAQKLLEKEILFQADLEEILGKRPFDNRTTYDEFVNGTGDQKPAAEGLLHQGVGEATDVSAPTSPAQTES
- a CDS encoding LutC/YkgG family protein, whose amino-acid sequence is MQENRSSKELILKKIRKALLEKRDNPYPNLEDTPLYPKSDEFLEIMFAEELTAVSGNFIYCENGMDFIENMLQLADRFNWRKIYCWEPELQNLLSEYEFPFYQTDKDFEMAEVGITLCEALIARNGSVMVSNENAAGRRLSIFPHHHIIIARTGQLVLDLKDAFKLIKNKYADQLPSMISTITGPSRTADIEKTLVLGAHGPKELFVILIDDFS
- a CDS encoding zinc ribbon domain-containing protein — translated: MEQTVEQKLKALYELQTLHTKIDKIRQIRGELPMEVADLEDEVAGLETRIQKFKGELDDTEDAIVTRKNMIKEAQNLIKKYETQLKDVKNNREYDALTKEVEIQTLEIQVCEKKIREHGFDIATKNEVYEKALADLESRKKDLEIKKGELQTITAETEKEEQSLAKKSEKAETLIEERLLTAYNRLRGNANNGLAVVTIDRDSCSGCFNQIPPQRQLDIRQRKKIIVCEHCGRILVDEALTQEVAPV